The following coding sequences are from one Humulus lupulus chromosome X, drHumLupu1.1, whole genome shotgun sequence window:
- the LOC133807066 gene encoding transmembrane emp24 domain-containing protein p24delta4-like, with protein sequence MAEKLDRCALMASALLTLFCSMGLLVTPTTAIWLTVPNTGTKCVSEEIQSKVVVLADYYVVHDAVDANHDQPHIPTISARVTSPYGNNLHHQENVTQGQFAFTATESGNYLACFWMDGKSPEGSTFSVSLDWRTGIATKDWESVARKEKIEGVELELRKLEGIVDSIRENLVYLKSREAEMREVSEKTNARVAWFSIMSLGVCILVSGLQLWHLKRFFRKKKLI encoded by the exons ATGGCGGAAAAGCTTGACCGATGCGCTCTAATGGCGTCGGCTTTGTTAACCCTATTCTGTTCGATGGGTCTTCTGGTGACTCCGACCACGGCTATTTGGTTGACCGTTCCCAACACGGGAACTAAGTGCGTTTCTGAGGAAATACAATCCAAAGTCGTTGTTTTGGCCGATTACTACGTCGTTCATGACGCTGTCGATGCCAATCATGATCAACCTCACATCCCCACCATCTCTGCTCGG GTTACATCACCCTATGGAAACAATCTACACCATCAGGAAAATGTCACTCAAGGTCAGTTTGCCTTTACCGCAACAGAGAGTGGAAATTACTTGGCTTGTTTCTGGATGGATGGAAAATCACCGGAGGGATCAACCTTCAGTGTTAGCCTAGACTGGAGAACCGGAATTGCAACCAAGGATTGGGAATCGGTTGCCAGGAAGGAAAAGATTGAG GGTGTAGAACTGGAGCTTAGGAAACTTGAAGGTATTGTGGATTCCATTAGAGAAAATCTAGTTTATCTCAAGAGCAG AGAAGCAGAGATGAGGGAAGTAAGCGAAAAAACCAACGCAAGAGTTGCTTGGTTTAGCATCATGTCCCTTGGTGTGTGCATTTTGGTTTCGGGTCTCCAATTGTGGCACTTGAAGCGCTTCTTTCGGAAGAAGAAGCTTATATAG